The Methylovirgula sp. 4M-Z18 genome window below encodes:
- a CDS encoding DUF736 domain-containing protein, which yields MAIIGTFTRTENEFIGTIKTLTVSAKVRLVPVEKTSDKSPEYRVYAFGGAELGAAWPQVSNDGVPYHSLTLDDPSFARPIYASLMHSEDEADQFNLLWSRPRAN from the coding sequence ATGGCGATCATCGGTACCTTCACCCGCACCGAAAACGAATTCATCGGCACGATCAAGACCCTCACCGTCTCCGCGAAAGTCCGCCTGGTTCCGGTCGAGAAGACCAGCGACAAAAGCCCCGAATACCGGGTTTACGCCTTCGGCGGCGCGGAACTGGGCGCTGCCTGGCCGCAGGTTTCGAACGATGGCGTTCCGTACCACTCGCTGACCTTGGATGATCCGAGCTTCGCACGTCCGATCTACGCCAGCTTGATGCACAGCGAGGACGAGGCCGATCAGTTCAACCTCCTCTGGAGCCGCCCGCGAGCCAATTGA